A stretch of Ischnura elegans chromosome 4, ioIscEleg1.1, whole genome shotgun sequence DNA encodes these proteins:
- the LOC124158197 gene encoding RISC-loading complex subunit tarbp2-like has translation MVFEVRAQLLVTSGVTTKVALDKYDAASVAVSPYAEQVTENSVGALAELCAQQNLKEPEYQLVAESGPAHSKTFVILCQVLTLREQGKARTKKQAKQISAKLMIDKIREHLAMASPLISETRTVKQAEKVKFEEKNYQAAIDGYCSIKDKDGGSSAGKNVSQTLSTSHLMLQELYGPQLSILRGFALSHTPKETLEKFAEGNDLPLDYMFMKSNLGNALCAASLGTTPELVKFGEGPDKSAAEEMASVNLLHALMMMIGRCEEE, from the exons ATGGTTTTTGAGG TTCGTGCGCAGCTTCTGGTTACAAGTGGCGTTACCACAAAAGTGGCACTTGATAAGTATGACGCTGCGTCTGTGGCTGTCTCCCCGTATGCTGAGCAGGTGACAGAGAATTCTGTTGGTGCGCTGGCAGAGCTGTGTGCACAACAGAACCTCAAAGAACCAGAGTACCAACTGGTGGCTGAGTCTGGTCCTGCGCATTCGAAAACATTTGTCATTCTCTGCCAGGTGCTTACGCTAAGGGAGCAGGGGAAGGCTCGCACAAAAAAGCAAGCCAAACAAATTTCTGCCAAGCTGATGATTGACAAGATAAGGGAACATCTGGCCATGGCCTCACCTTTGATCAGTGAGACGAGAACGGTGAAGCAAGCTGAGAAGGTgaaatttgaggagaaaaattatcAGGCTGCCATTGATGGCTACTGCTCCATCAAGGATAAAGATGGTGGGAGTTCAGCTGGCAAGAATGTGAGCCAAACGCTCAGCACGTCTCACCTGATGCTGCAAGAACTCTACGGTCCTCAGCTGTCAATTTTGAGAGGTTTTGCGTTGAGCCACACACCCAAGGAGACTTTGGAGAAGTTTGCAGAAGGGAATGACCTTCCTCTTGATTACATGTTCATGAAATCTAATCTTGGGAATGCATTGTGCGCTGCTAGTCTGGGTACCACTCCGGAGTTGGTGAAATTTGGTGAAGGTCCTGACAAGAGTGCAGCTGAAGAGATGGCGTCGGTCAATCTTCTTCAcgctctgatgatgatgatcgggCGCTGCGAGGAGGAGTGA